From the genome of Streptomyces spinoverrucosus:
GACCACCATCTGGATGAGCACGTTCAGCTCGGCGGGCTCCTTGCGCCCCTCGGCCAGCCGCCGGTACGTGGCGACGCGCTCGTCGAGCTCCTCGGCCGTGACCGGCGCCAGCGCCCCCGTCGTACTGCCGGGCACGGAGCGCGCTCCGGTGAACGCCGCGATGTCGGCGTGCTCGGCGGTCAGCTTCAGCATCCGGTCGCCGCCCGCGCCGATCAGCAGCGGTACGCGCGGCCGCTGCACGGGCCGAGGCTGGTGCTCCTGCGAGCCGAGCAGCCGCTCCAGCTCCTCGACGGTGCGCCGCAGATGGTCCACCCGTTCGCCGGGGGAGCCCCAGGGCAGCCCGGCCGTCTCGTGCTCCGCCTGTACGTAGCCGGTGCCGAGGCCCAGTTCGAGGCGGCCGCCGGTGAGGGCGTCCGTGGTGGCCACTTCGCGGGCCAGCAGGGCGGGGTTCCAGAAGCCGGCGTTGAGCACGAACGTGCCGAGGCGCGGCCGCTCGGTCGCCGCGGCGGCGGCCGCCAGGGCCGGGAAGGGGGCGGGCATGCCCAGGTGGTCGGGGACGAGGAGGACGTCGTAGCCGAGTTCCTCGGCCCGGCGGCACTTGGCGCGCCACTCCCCGGCGGGCGCGGGACTGACGAGGTTGACGCCGAAGCGGAACGGACGCGGCATGAACTCTCGCGGCATGAACTCTCCTCGGGATCAAGCGACTTGAGCATGTGCCGCCATTCCATCACTCGTGCGCGATCGCTGCCAGCACGTTCATCCGCGACGCCCGCAACGCCGGCAGCAGCGCCGCCACGACCCCGACCACCGCCGAGCCGATCACGACCGCGACGATCGTGCCCCACGGGATCGCGAGCGCCGTCATGCCCTCCAGCGCCAGCACCTGCTGGGTGCACAGACCCCACACCAGCCCAAGGGCGAGCCCGAGCACCGCGCCGAACACCGCGATCACCACCGACTCCAGCCGGATCATCCGGCGCAGCTGCCGTCGGGCGAGGCCGATGGCCCGCAGCAGTCCGATCTCCCGGGTGCGCTCGACGACGGACAGGGCGAGGGTGTTGACCACACCCAGCACGGCGATGATGATCGCCAGCCCGAGCAGGGCGTACACGAGGTAGAGCAGTACCGCGATCTGGTCGTGGACCAGCTGCTTGTAGTCGGCCAGGTCCCGCACCTGCACCTGCGGATACGCGTCCAGCGTCGACTCCAGGCCGCCGCGCAGATCGTCCGCGGCGGTGCCGGGCGAGCCGTTGACGTACAGCGCGGAGTCCTGTGCGCCCGGGGCATGGCGCTCCAGGGTGGCGAGCCCGAAGTAGATCCCGCCCTGCATGCCGAAGCCCTCGCCGGACGCCTGGTCGGTCAGCGCGCCGACGGTCAGTTCCGCCGTGCGTCCGCCCTGGAACTCGACGGGGATCGTGCTGCCGACCCGCACACCGTGGTCCCGCGCGAAGTCCCGGTCCATCGCCATCCGCCCGGGGGCCAGCGCGGCGGCGCTGTCGCCTTGGGCGTAGGTGACGTTGGCAACCTCGTCGAGCTCCGGGTCGTAGCCGGCGGCCGTCGTCCGGACGCGGTCGCCGTCGGGGAGGGCCATGGCGATCGGCGCGAACCGCGAGCGCACCACCAGGCCGACGCCCTCGGTCTCGAGCACCCGCTGGGTGACCTCCTGCGGGAAGGGCACGAAGTTGGCGTTCTGGAGCACGAAGTCCGCGCCCAGCGTCCGGTCGATCTGCTCGTCGAACGACTTCGTCATCGAGGCGCTCGCCACCGACATCCCGCCGACCAGCGCGAGCCCCACCATGAGCGCGGCAGCGGTGGCGCCGGTACGACGGGGGTTGCGCAGGGCGTTGCGCTGGCTCA
Proteins encoded in this window:
- a CDS encoding LLM class F420-dependent oxidoreductase, translating into MPRPFRFGVNLVSPAPAGEWRAKCRRAEELGYDVLLVPDHLGMPAPFPALAAAAAATERPRLGTFVLNAGFWNPALLAREVATTDALTGGRLELGLGTGYVQAEHETAGLPWGSPGERVDHLRRTVEELERLLGSQEHQPRPVQRPRVPLLIGAGGDRMLKLTAEHADIAAFTGARSVPGSTTGALAPVTAEELDERVATYRRLAEGRKEPAELNVLIQMVVVTEDREGAIRPMLPHVPHLSPEQALELPIVLIGTLDEIVDQVRRQRERYGFSYLTVLGPYMETFSPVIEALRGE